One region of Deinococcus budaensis genomic DNA includes:
- a CDS encoding DUF1622 domain-containing protein: protein MEGAAVGEMAGLFGQFEAVVRQFTVYLATGVEAASGIIVGIAVIEALWRSLGLFFRQHGTPESLKEAIRLRLGRWLSVVLEFLLAADILRTAIAPTWNDIGKLAAIAGIRTALNYFLQREVREAEQSRTDAKITAPLQRNQARQEGG, encoded by the coding sequence ATGGAAGGCGCAGCGGTGGGCGAGATGGCGGGACTGTTCGGGCAATTCGAGGCCGTGGTGCGGCAATTCACTGTCTATCTGGCGACCGGGGTCGAGGCGGCGTCGGGCATCATCGTGGGCATCGCGGTCATCGAGGCGCTGTGGCGCTCGCTGGGGCTGTTTTTCCGGCAGCACGGGACGCCCGAATCGCTCAAGGAGGCCATTCGCCTGCGCCTGGGCCGCTGGCTCTCGGTGGTGCTGGAGTTCCTGCTCGCCGCCGACATCCTGCGGACGGCCATCGCGCCCACCTGGAACGACATCGGAAAGCTCGCCGCTATCGCGGGCATCCGCACGGCCCTGAACTATTTCCTGCAACGCGAGGTCCGCGAGGCCGAGCAGTCGCGCACCGACGCGAAAATCACGGCTCCCCTTCAGCGGAACCAGGCCCGGCAGGAAGGGGGATAG